The Maridesulfovibrio salexigens DSM 2638 region AGCTTGAGCGCCGTGTGGCTTTCCGCCGCGCTATGAAGCGCATTGTGGGCCTCGCTCGCAAGTTCGGCGCAGAGGGTATCAAAGTGGCATGTGCCGGTCGTCTTGCCGGTGCTGAAATCGCACGTACCGAATGGTACCGCGATGGTCGTGTGCCCCTTCAGACTCTCAGAGCTGACATCGACTACGGTGTAGCACGTGCTAACACCACCTACGGTGTCATCGGCATCAAGGTCTGGATCTTCAAAGGTGAAATTCTCGACCACGAGGTGGAACAGTAATGCTATCACCTAAGAAAGTTAAATTCCGTAAGCGTCAGAAAGGTCGCCTGAAAGGTAAAGCTCAGCGCGGCTCCAGCATCGCTTTCGGCGATATCGCGATTAAGACTCTGGAACACGGAAAACTTACCAACAACCAGATTGAAGCAGCTCGTGTCGCTATCATGCGTCACATCAAGCGTGGCGGTCAGGTATGGATCAGGGTTTTCCCTGACATGCCCATCACTGCCAAGCCTGCTGAAGTCAGACAGGGTAAAGGTAAAGGTTCCCCGGTTGGTTGGGTTGCTCCGGTTAAACCCGGTCGCATTCTCTACGAAGTGAAGGGCGTTGATATTGAACTGGCCAGAGAAGCTCTGGTCCGTGCATCTCACAAGCTTCCTGTTAAAACTACCATCGTAGTCAAGGAGGGATTGTAAAATGAAAGCCAAAGAACTTCGTGAACTCGACAACGCTGCTCTGAATGAGAAGCTTGCAGAAGCTCGTCAGGAGCTTTTCAACCTTCGTTTCCAGCATGCTACTGCACAGCTGGAAAACACCCAGAGACTGTCCGATGTTAAAAAAGACATCGCAAAGATCCTCACCGTGCAGCGTGAAAAGGAACTGGGAGCATAAGCCATGGCAGAGCTTAATCTGAAAGGAAACAGGCGCGTGCTGACCGGCGTGGTTGTCTCTGACAAAGCCGACAAAACTATTGTTGTGCGTTGCGAGACCCTCGTTAAGCATTCCCTGTATAAAAAATACATCCGTCGCCACACCAAATTCATGGCACATGATCCGTCCAACGAGTGCGGTATCGGCGATAAGGTACAGATTGTTGAATTCCGCCCCCTTAGCCGGCGCAAAAGGTGGCATCTCGATAAAATTCTGGAAAAAGCAGTTTAGGGGTATTAGCTATGATTCAGGTAGAATCTAAACTTGACGTAGCAGATAACTCTGGTGCCAAAAAAGTATCTTGCATCAAGGTACTTGGTGGCTCCAAGAGACGCTACGCCAGTGTCGGAGACATTATTGTGGTTTCCGTTAAGGAAGCGATGCCCCATTCCAAAGTGAAGAAGGGCGCTGTGATGAAAGCTGTCGTTGTTCGTACCAAGAAAGAAATTGGTCGTCCTGACGGTTCTTACATCAAGTTCGACAATAACTCTGCCGTTCTTCTGAACAACTCCATGGACCCGGTAGGGACTCGTATTTTCGGTCCCGTGGCTAGAGAACTCAGAGGCGCAGGCTTCATGAAGATCGTTTCTCTGGCACCTGAGGTTCTGTAATCCTTATCACAAGAAGGTAAACGGCATGAACAAGATACATGTTGATGACAAAGTAATGGTCATCGCCGGCAAGGATAAGGGGAAGATCGGTAAGGTCCTCAAGATCAACCGCAAGAAGGACACTGTCCTCGTAGAGCAGGTTAATATGGTTTCCAGGCACACCAAGCCGAACCCTTATGCTAACCAGCCCGGCGGTATCGTTGAGAAAGAAGCCCCTGTTCACATCTCCAACATCCAGGTTGTGTGCCCCGCTTGCACAAAAGCAACCCGCGTTGGCGTACGTGAGACCGAAGACGGAAAGAACATCCGTTTTTGTAAAAAATGTAACGAAATCATCGACTAGGGTTTTGCGATGACACGTCTCGAAAAAATATATACGGACAAGGTCGCCCCGGCTCTGAACAAAGAGTTCGGGTACAAGAGCTCGATGGAGATTCCCGGTATCAAGGCAATCTCTCTTAACATCGGACTCGGTGAAGCAAGCCAGAACGCTAAGCTCATCGACGGTGCTGTTGAAGAACTGACCGCAATTGCTGGTCAGCGCGCAGTAGTCACCAGAGCGAAAAAGTCAATTGCAGCTTTTAAGCTGCGCGAAGGAATGCCTGTAGGTTCCCGTGTAACTCTTCGCAGAGATCTCATGTGGGACTTCCTGGACAAGCTGATCAGCTTTGCACTTCCTCGTGTACGCGACTTCCGCGGTATTCCTGACAAAGGCTTCGATGGACGCGGCAACTTCACCCTCGGAATCAAGGAACTGACTATCTTTCCTGAGATTCAGCTCGATAAAATCGAGATCACCAAAGGGATGAACGTGACTATCGTCACCTCCGCTAAAACTGATAAAGAAGGCAAGATGCTCCTCGAGCTTCTTGGTATGCCCTTCAAGAAATAGGAGGATATCGTTTTGGCCAGGACAGCTTTAAAAGTTAAGGCGAAACGTAAGCCTAAGTTCAAAGTGCGCGAATATAACAGATGCCCCATCTGCGGTCGTCCTCGTGCATTCCTGCGCAAATACGGTATCTGCCGTATCTGCTTCAGGGAAAAGGCCCTTGCGGGTGAACTTCCCGGCGTGCGTAAAGCCAGCTGGTAATATAAGGAGTTTAAAATGCCTGTTGTCGATCCTATCGCCGATATGCTGACCCGCATTCGTAATGCTCACGGTGCTTATCACAAGTCCGTGTCCATTCCCGGGTCCAAAATCAAAACAGCTATCGCCGGGATTCTCAAGGATGAAGGTTACATCACTGACTTCACTTCTGAAGACAATGAAATTAACGTCACCCTTAAGTATGTTGATGGAAAAGCCCTGATTAGCGGCATGAAGAAAATCAGCACACCCGGTCGTCGCGTGTTTGTAGGCGTTGAAGATATTCCCTCTGTCCTCAATGGACTCGGGATTTGCATACTTTCCACTTCAAAGGGCGTAGTTGACGGCGTTAAAGCTAAAGAGCTTAACGTTGGCGGCGAACTCTTGTGCGAAATCTGGTAGAGAGGTTTTATTATGTCCAGAATTGGAAAAAAACCTATTGATATACCTTCCGGAGTGGAAGTAACTGTTGGTGCTGACGTGGTTTCCGTTAAGGGCCCCAAAGGCACCATCACCACCCCGGTACACCCCATGGTCAGCTTCACTGTTGCTGATAATGCGGTCGAGGTGAAGAGGTCTGGCGATTCCCGTCAGGAACGTGCTCAGCACGGCCTGCACCGTTCTCTGCTTGCCAACTGCATTGAAGGAGTCTCCAAAGGCTTCTCCAAAACATTGGAAGTTGTCGGTGTTGGTTACAAGGTTAACGTACAGGGCAAGAACATCGTTCTTAACGTTGGTTTCTCCCACCCCGTTAACTATGAACTGCCTGCTGGAATCGAAGCAAGCGCAGAAGGCAACACCAAACTCACCATCAGCGGCGTAGACAAGCAGCTGGTTGGTGAAGTTGCAGCGCAGCTTCGTCGTGTACGCCCGCCGGAGCCTTACAAAGGCAAAGGCATCAAGTACATTGATGAACAGATCAGACGTAAAGCCGGTAAGTCCGGTAAATAGTAGGGTATAGCCATGAAAATGACTAAAGAACAGGCAAGACAGCGTAAAAAGATCCGCATCCGCAAGAAAATCAGCGGTACTGCAGCTCGCCCGCGTCTTGTTGTATTCCGTTCAAATAAGCACATCTACGCTCAGCTCGTAGATGATCTGATTGGCAAAACCGTGACCGCATCATCTTCCAAAGCACTCGCTAAAGATGGTGAAGCTCTCAAGCTCACCTGCGAGACTGCAGCTAAAGTCGGTAAAGACATTGCTGCTAAGGCTAAGGAACTGAAGATCGAAACTGTTGTTTTCGACCGCAGCGGTTATATCTATCACGGCAGGGTTAAGGCCCTGGCAGACGGCGCTCGTGAGGGTGGCCTGAAATTCTAAACTTATGGGAATATCCATGGAACAGAATGATCTGGGTCTGATTGAAAAAATCGTTTACCTCAACCGAGTCGCAAAAGTCGTGAAGGGCGGTAGAAGGTTTTCCTTCAGTGCCCTGGTTGTGGTAGGTGACGGTAAAGGTCAGGTCGGTTTCGGACTTGGTAAGGCTAACGAAGTACCTGAAGCTATTCGTAAAGCTTCAGAGAAAGCCCGTAAGGAAATGATCTCCGTACCTCTTCTGGACGGTACTCTTCCTTATGAAGTCCTCGGCCGTTACGGTGCAGGACGCGTAATGCTCAAGCCCGCATCCAAGGGTACCGGTATCATCGCCGGTGGTCCTGTGCGTGCGGTACTTGAAGTTGTAGGCGTACACGATATCCTTACCAAGGCTATCGGCACCAACAACCCGCATAACGTCCTTCGCGCGACTATCGCCGGACTTGCTTCCCTGCGTAGCGCTGATGAAGTTGGTCAGCTCCGCGGGAAGAAAGTTGTGACTCCCAGAAAGTAGGAGGACATAGTTATGCTTAAGGTAAAACTCGTTCGCAGCATGATCGGCTGCAATCCCAAACAGCGTGCTACTATCAAGGCGCTGGGACTGCGTAAGATCAGGCAGGAAAAGAGCTTTGAAGATACTCCCATCGTAAGAGGGATGATCAAAAAAGTTGAGCACCTTGTGGAGGTATCTGAATCATGAGGCTGCACGAAATATATCCGTTCCAAGAGGAACGTAAAAATCGCAAGCGCGTAGGTCGCGGTGGCGGATCCGGCTGGGGTGGAACCTCCGGTAAGGGTCACAAGGGTCAGAACGCCCGCTCCGGCGGCGGTGTCCCCGCCTGGTTTGAAGGTGGTCAGATGCCTTTGGCTCGTCGTCTGCCTAAGCGCGGTTTCAAGAATCCTTTCCGCGAAGAGTACGTAGCTCTCAACGTTGGTCAGATTCTTGGTGCTTTCGAAGGCAGAACTGAAATCTCTCTCGAAGACATTTACGAAAGAGGCCTTTGCAAAAAAGGTGCTCTCGTAAAAGTACTCGGCATGGGTGAAGTAAGTGCTGCTGTTACCATCGAAGCTCACCGCTTCAGCGCATCTGCGACTGAAAAGATCACAAAGGCAGGTGGTACTGCCAAAGCCCTGGAAGGATAAAACGTGGCATTGTCTGGAGTTGATAATCTTTCCCGACTGCCGGAACTGAAGAAAAAGCTCTTCTGGACTTTTCTTCTTCTGGCTGTCTACCGGATCGGGATTCACATCCCGGTCCCGGGCGTAGACAGCTCAGCATTGGCCGATTTTTTTGAGAGTGTTTCTAACACTCTCTTCGGCCTTTTTGACATGTTCTCAGGCGGCGGGTTGCGTAACTTGTCCATATTCGCGTTAGGGATCATGCCCTATATCTCCGCGTCTATTATCGTTCAACTTCTAGGTGTGGTTAGTCCCACCATTAAACGGCTTCAGGAAGAAGGGGCTCAGGGACGCAAGAAGATTACCCAGTACACCAGATACGGCACTGTGCTGATTACATTAGTTCAGGGTTTCGGCATCGCAGTCGGGCTGGAAAGTATGACCAGTCCTACCGGTGCTCCTGTTGTACTGCATGCAGGATGGGCCTTTAGAGGCATCACCATTCTGACTCTGACAGCAGGTACTGTTTTCCTGATGTGGCTCGGTGAGCAAATGACCGAGAAAGGCATCGGTAACGGTATCTCTATGATCATTTTTGCCGGTATTGTTGCAGGCCTTCCGTCTGCTATTTTCAATACTGTCAGACTGATGCAGGCTGGAGAAATTACTCTCTTCCTGCTCTTGTTTGTTATGGCATTCATGGTCGCCATTCTCGCTTTTATCGTATATATGGAGCGCGGACAGCGCAGGATTCCAATACATTATGCCAAGCGCATGATGGGACGCAAAAT contains the following coding sequences:
- the rpmD gene encoding 50S ribosomal protein L30; translation: MLKVKLVRSMIGCNPKQRATIKALGLRKIRQEKSFEDTPIVRGMIKKVEHLVEVSES
- the rpmC gene encoding 50S ribosomal protein L29 — its product is MKAKELRELDNAALNEKLAEARQELFNLRFQHATAQLENTQRLSDVKKDIAKILTVQREKELGA
- a CDS encoding type Z 30S ribosomal protein S14; this encodes MARTALKVKAKRKPKFKVREYNRCPICGRPRAFLRKYGICRICFREKALAGELPGVRKASW
- the rplO gene encoding 50S ribosomal protein L15, which encodes MRLHEIYPFQEERKNRKRVGRGGGSGWGGTSGKGHKGQNARSGGGVPAWFEGGQMPLARRLPKRGFKNPFREEYVALNVGQILGAFEGRTEISLEDIYERGLCKKGALVKVLGMGEVSAAVTIEAHRFSASATEKITKAGGTAKALEG
- the rplR gene encoding 50S ribosomal protein L18, coding for MKMTKEQARQRKKIRIRKKISGTAARPRLVVFRSNKHIYAQLVDDLIGKTVTASSSKALAKDGEALKLTCETAAKVGKDIAAKAKELKIETVVFDRSGYIYHGRVKALADGAREGGLKF
- the rpsQ gene encoding 30S ribosomal protein S17, giving the protein MAELNLKGNRRVLTGVVVSDKADKTIVVRCETLVKHSLYKKYIRRHTKFMAHDPSNECGIGDKVQIVEFRPLSRRKRWHLDKILEKAV
- the rplX gene encoding 50S ribosomal protein L24, whose translation is MNKIHVDDKVMVIAGKDKGKIGKVLKINRKKDTVLVEQVNMVSRHTKPNPYANQPGGIVEKEAPVHISNIQVVCPACTKATRVGVRETEDGKNIRFCKKCNEIID
- the rplE gene encoding 50S ribosomal protein L5 yields the protein MTRLEKIYTDKVAPALNKEFGYKSSMEIPGIKAISLNIGLGEASQNAKLIDGAVEELTAIAGQRAVVTRAKKSIAAFKLREGMPVGSRVTLRRDLMWDFLDKLISFALPRVRDFRGIPDKGFDGRGNFTLGIKELTIFPEIQLDKIEITKGMNVTIVTSAKTDKEGKMLLELLGMPFKK
- the secY gene encoding preprotein translocase subunit SecY; the protein is MALSGVDNLSRLPELKKKLFWTFLLLAVYRIGIHIPVPGVDSSALADFFESVSNTLFGLFDMFSGGGLRNLSIFALGIMPYISASIIVQLLGVVSPTIKRLQEEGAQGRKKITQYTRYGTVLITLVQGFGIAVGLESMTSPTGAPVVLHAGWAFRGITILTLTAGTVFLMWLGEQMTEKGIGNGISMIIFAGIVAGLPSAIFNTVRLMQAGEITLFLLLFVMAFMVAILAFIVYMERGQRRIPIHYAKRMMGRKMMGGQTTHLPLRINTAGVIPPIFASSILMFPATLASFSNNEILSKFSAYFAPSSIVYNVVYIALIIFFCYFYTAIMFDPKGIAENIQKQGGFIPGIRPGNRTREYIDRVLTRITLWGSLYVAAICVLPMILIAQFNVPFYFGGTALLIVVGVAMDFMGKIESYMISRQYEGLMGKGSKVKGR
- the rplN gene encoding 50S ribosomal protein L14, whose protein sequence is MIQVESKLDVADNSGAKKVSCIKVLGGSKRRYASVGDIIVVSVKEAMPHSKVKKGAVMKAVVVRTKKEIGRPDGSYIKFDNNSAVLLNNSMDPVGTRIFGPVARELRGAGFMKIVSLAPEVL
- the rplF gene encoding 50S ribosomal protein L6 produces the protein MSRIGKKPIDIPSGVEVTVGADVVSVKGPKGTITTPVHPMVSFTVADNAVEVKRSGDSRQERAQHGLHRSLLANCIEGVSKGFSKTLEVVGVGYKVNVQGKNIVLNVGFSHPVNYELPAGIEASAEGNTKLTISGVDKQLVGEVAAQLRRVRPPEPYKGKGIKYIDEQIRRKAGKSGK
- the rplP gene encoding 50S ribosomal protein L16 → MLSPKKVKFRKRQKGRLKGKAQRGSSIAFGDIAIKTLEHGKLTNNQIEAARVAIMRHIKRGGQVWIRVFPDMPITAKPAEVRQGKGKGSPVGWVAPVKPGRILYEVKGVDIELAREALVRASHKLPVKTTIVVKEGL
- the rpsH gene encoding 30S ribosomal protein S8, translated to MPVVDPIADMLTRIRNAHGAYHKSVSIPGSKIKTAIAGILKDEGYITDFTSEDNEINVTLKYVDGKALISGMKKISTPGRRVFVGVEDIPSVLNGLGICILSTSKGVVDGVKAKELNVGGELLCEIW
- the rpsE gene encoding 30S ribosomal protein S5, with protein sequence MEQNDLGLIEKIVYLNRVAKVVKGGRRFSFSALVVVGDGKGQVGFGLGKANEVPEAIRKASEKARKEMISVPLLDGTLPYEVLGRYGAGRVMLKPASKGTGIIAGGPVRAVLEVVGVHDILTKAIGTNNPHNVLRATIAGLASLRSADEVGQLRGKKVVTPRK